The DNA region AGTGTTCGGAATGAAGATATTGATAAGCAGTTCGGAACTTATATTCGAATTCAGCTTGGTACCGGATTCGATCACATCCATCAGCCCCGTCTCTCGTTCGAACACGATTAGCGCACCGATCTTGTTCTTCGAGAAATAGTTCAGCGCCTTGATCACTTCAGCGATGAGCGTCTTAAACTCCGTGTCCTCGGCGTTAGATGAACGAGAGAAGAGCGTCCCCCGTCCAAGCTGTTCCAGAGCCCGTCTTAGTTCCGGCTGGAAGATGATGATGATCGCAAGCACCCCGAAGGTAAACGCCTGATTCATCAACCAGTTCAATGTATGCAGCTGAAAAGCCACACTCAATCCCCATGCGATGAGGAGGACGAAGATCCCCCTTAGAAGTTGGACTGCCCGGGTTCCGCGCACCAGCATGATCAGCTTGTAAATGACATA from Insulibacter thermoxylanivorax includes:
- the cdaA gene encoding diadenylate cyclase CdaA, with protein sequence MELWTNIRVWDIIDILIVSYVIYKLIMLVRGTRAVQLLRGIFVLLIAWGLSVAFQLHTLNWLMNQAFTFGVLAIIIIFQPELRRALEQLGRGTLFSRSSNAEDTEFKTLIAEVIKALNYFSKNKIGALIVFERETGLMDVIESGTKLNSNISSELLINIFIPNTPLHDGAVIISGNQIMAAGCYLPLSENPFISKELGTRHRAAIGMTEVSDAVVLVVSEETGQISLSINGQVVRDIKEESLISKLFEELRPNKDNSKKPFWRRRGRRG